TTATCACAAAAAGGTAACTGTGATGTGCTGAATGTATTCATTAATTTGACTGTGGTAATAATTTCACAGTGTAAATGTATATCAAATTACCATGTTGTAcactttatattataattttagttgtcaattatacctcaataaaacagtaaaaacaaaaaaaaataaaagccaaactaATATGTTGTCCATATGTCTTTGAATGATTTATTTGCCCCACAAGTTGCTGTTTTTCAAGAATTATGTGATGCCCAAGGAACATTTCAGCCTATTTGGGAGACTTTAATAAAGCTTTCTTGTACAGCCCCATTATTGACGTTAAAAGACACtaataaataatgacaaatataatgtcattatttggaaatatatgcTTGCATCTTTCTTCCCAAACAATCTACCTTAAATTATAGTCTTTCAATTGATCTCACAAtattaggtgatttttttctcattcatttaaaaaatttttaaaaacatttatttattttgagagagagaacacgagcagaggaggggcagagagagggagagagaatcccaagtggggtccacactgtcagcgcagagcccgatgtagggcttaaactcacaaactgtgagatcatgacctgaaatcagttgagttggacactcaaccgactaagtcacccaggcacccctttttttttctcattttgatttatgtgtttgagtgccaatttgaaaataattctgattgaaagtatatattttaagtacagAGATCTGAGTTTTAATCCAAATCTGAAAATTGTTAACTGCTTCCTTCCATCTCTTACTGGCGACTACCAGCAAATGGGCAGAATTCCTTTCTCCAGGAATAACTTTTCCAgtacattcctttttattatcaaAAGACTTTGCATGAAAACAGGAAGATATGGTTTTCTCTTTAACTGAGAAAAACACTTGTCCCAATCTCTGTAAAATGTTCTTCCTATGCCTCTGACCCTTGGACGATAAAAGCAATGATAGTATGACTTTGGTCTTCCTGCTCCAGGAAGGAAAGTTGCTGTAGGAAGAGAATTGACTTTTTTTCACTTCTGTGGCTTGAGAACAAGTTATAACTCCAGTTTTTCAAAGTGCATGGAAAATAATACACAATTATTAGATTGCTATCTGTCGGACTATAGATTTAGTAGAAAGGAACCCACCAGAAAAatccaatgtatttttaaaataatgctacaTTTTACTGCTTCTCCTTCCTTTGGCTTCTGGAATTTAACCTCCATCTGACGCATCTCCATTCTAATAGTGTAGAGCCACTTTGGCTCTATTAGTACTTCCTTAAAgttatcttcttttttctgttacatGAACTGCACAGCCAGTTTTTCaatcagcatttttaaagtttatttatctatttacacACAACCTTGTTCTAGAAATGGTTTAAGGTGGCttaaaagaaaccataaaatataCCAAGAAATTAGTGACAGAAGAGGCAGAAATGAAGCTTCTGTAGAAATGCTTATACAATCCCACTCATTGACACCGGGTGGACCACAAATTTGGCTCTAAGCTTTCTCACAGGCAGTCAGAAAAGGAAACTTAATCATTTGCAGtgtccacaaaacaaaaacaaatcaattacCCAGGCAAAGAACTGTTATTCGCAATACTGAGACCAGAAAGAAATTTCTCTTGAGAGGCTTCATAGAGATGGTCAGTGTATGATGTCATCATCAGTATTCTCGGTAGCAACCtaattgaaaacataaaagataaatTTCACAGGGCTTTTCTTATTATCTTCAACATAACAGATGGCATCACAGCAACTTGAAAACCGGGAAAGCCATTTTATCATGAGTTTGAGGGTTGGGGGTGAGCACAAGGTACTCCTATCTCCCCTCTGCTAGGCAAAACCAAAGGTAAATTTTAGAACAACGGGATCTAATCTAGTACCAATAATGGTTTCAGAGAAATTCTAAAACCTCTAAATTTGTATGCATTTCATGAATAGGTAAGTTCATTTTTCTTAACAGAGAAACCATCGTGTATCAGATCCTCAATGCACACAAGCAATTCACAAAAGCTAGGTACAATTTCTAGAAAACCTAGAGGATTAATCACGCTACCTTTCTCctattcttcatatttttcccCACAGCCTAgctttcctccccacctcccactcctgCAAAAAGAaccttttttgtttccatttgatcTCACAGCATAAGCAAGCTTGTCAGCATGGTTAAAAATTTGCGTTCTGGCGGAAGAAAGAAGCTCGAGCAGACATCTTGATGCTGGGTAAATGCAGACGGGTTCCTCAAAGGCTGCTGGGCACTGCACGGGAGGCTCCAAGTTGTGCTGCGGGGTGAGCTTTTTGAAGAGGTACTCGCCCGGCCCGGCCTGAGGGCCAGCCAGCCTGCGGAGGTTGGTGAGGTGGTCGCCTATCTTCTTGATGACTTTCATCTCCTCCTCTAGGAAGTGGCTTTTGAGGAGGTCACAGAGACCGGGATCTCCGTTGGCGGCACCCAGGGCATGCAGATCCAAAAGGGCCTGGTTCAGGTTCTTCTCCAAGGCCATGGCGGCTTCCATGGCGTCCACGCTGCCACGCCACCCATCTTGGGACACCTCTTGCCAGTCCTGAAGGAAGGGGCAGCCGCTCCACTGGTTTCGCATCTTAAAGAGACGGTGGGTGCCCTCACGCTTCTCCTCAGCTAACTCTTGGAAGAAGCGGCCCATGCCCTTCGGAGCTACATCGTTGCCTCCTTCAAAATAGAAGCGAAGAGAGAGGTAGGTGTAGGAGGCCTGCAGATGCAGGTTCACCAGGCGCTGGAGTGCAGCCTCCATCTGGGCGGAATAATTCTGCTGGATCTGGGTGCTCATGGTTGGTGAGCCGTGAGGAGCGAAGCGTAAAATATGGCGCTTGCGGGTCTTGGAAGCACGGGAGAGCAAAGAGGATTCTGCTGGAAGTTGTAACTGAAGGGGAGGGCCTAGAGGTGAGAGGTTGGCAGGGATAGGAGGAGGTAGGGAAGGGCTGGGGCTACCCAGTCTGTTCAATCCGATAGACAGTTCTAGAGGGCTGCAGGGTGAACTCTAAGTCTAGTTTTTGATAAGagtttaattctttctttcctaattatTAGAAAGGAGTTTTCACCTCTCATTGTGCCCTGTTTCTTACAAGATGAGGTAAGAATGTTCAAGGTTAAGAATGTTAAGTATCGATAGTGAAATGCCTCCAGTCTTCATTTGTGACTTAAAACTcccttgtttcttattttatagagTCTATAGGAATTTATCGTTTCCTGCTCCTAAAGCCTCGTTTACAGGGTGACTATTAGTTCCAGTTTGTCCAGAGCAGTCTTGTTGTCCTGGTGCAATTATTAATAGTTTcccctaataaataaataaaatagtatcccCGTTCACACTCAAAAGGGTCCTTGTTTGGAATATACATTACATGGTCACCTTACTTATTAAGAAGGTCAAAATCTACACTATCGAATGAGAAATGGATGAGCTTCTAAGACATTGAATTTGGACATAATTCATTTCCACTTTATTAATTAATCATACCAGTAAGAATCCCATCATAAATTTTCTACTAGTCAGgcttcattttttcatgtgttgatgCATTTATTCCTTCTAATAGAAGATCTACTGGATACCGTTTATGTGCCAGGTGTTTTGTTAGGTACTGGTGGCTTCTTGTGATTACCCAGATATTCCACCATTAATTTAAACATGTCATGTGAAAGGGAAGTAAAGATGAAAGTGTAGACTTATAAATCCCTCCACAATAGAAAATAATCCATACAGGATGAGTTAGCTATTCTCAGTTGGAAGATGAGGGTAGAACTAGATGATCTCATAGGGTCTCTTCCAGGCTTGTGATTTCatgtttagcattttattttcctaaataccACTTGCCTGGGGCTGTTTCACAATTAGAACACTTTAATGTGTTTTCTGTCAAACAGGAAGGCATATGCTATTCAGGATAAACAATATTTGAACCCAGAGAGGAAAGTTTGCACTCAACCTTGGACCTacttctaaatgaaaataaaaattcattctcttgcagctactttcttttttttaaatatttttaaatgtttatttttgagacacacacacacacacacacacacacacacacacagaggcagagaaagagggagacacagaatctgaagcaggctccaggctctgagctgtcagcacagagcccgacacggggctcaaactcacaagtggtgagatcatggcctgagccaaagtcagatgcccaaccgtccaacccactgagccacccagtcttttGCAGCtactttcaacttttattttctatgttgcTGGAAACTGAcatgttaaaatttcaaaaagagatCTGCAGTCTCCGTTCACTGCTGAAGCCAAAATATGGGCATATATCCtgtaaattgtaaatttttttcatggaagGTTGTGCCCAAAAGTATTCTCATACTGCATTTGGAATTtgcaaaaactgttagaattcaGGAATAGCACATTTTTCAACCCTGGGGGGAACGGGGTAAAACGGAAGTAGTTGTGCAGCCTTTCTAGTCTTAGTTCTAGAGCAAAAGGAGGAGGCTGGAGgttaggagggaggggaaaaacaaaaattcaaaccCAAGAACAATCCTCACATATACccaaataggaaagaaattatACAAGATGGAATACCCTCCAAATGATTgcaaagaaaatgttcattttttaccCTGTGCATTAACCCTTAGTCATCATATTGACCTCGTAATAAAAAATGCTGGGATTAGAGAAAACTTCAGCATACAACATATTATCTGTATTATAACATGTCAGGctcatttaatatatttcaatttcctatacatttatttgttcttcttggaaaagaaaaatgtctacaTAAACCTTCTCAGATGAGATCATTTTCTGCCTTGTGCAcaatttgacaaatatttcccTCATCATGTTAGAGAGAAGACAGTCAGTGTTGGAACTGTGCTGTGATAGGTGGTCAAGCACATAATTGTCAGAAGCAAGTCAACGTGTGCTCAAATaccagctttgccacttactatgAGTGTGGCCTTAGGCAGGTAGCATAAGCTCTTTGAGCCTTAGCTTGCTTTCTTGCCTATAAAATAGGACTGTTAATATCTCACAAGTATACCACAaggattaaattatataatacatgAAAAAACATTGCCAAACAAGTagaaagcacttaaaatagtgcTGTATCATTAATGAATTTTGCAGTAAAATTTTGGGGATCCTCTCAAACCCTGGTAAGTATCAGATTCATATCCCAGTAGGTTTTTGATCCAAGCGTCCTCGCTGCAGACCTGTTTGGCTGAATCACTCTTCTCAGTGGCAATGTCCTTTTAAGTATGAAAGCACAGAGGCACAGCCTTGGGTGCCAAAGAGCCAATTCATTTAAAACACGAACAAAACCAGCTTTTCTTACTTCCCATGCCTAAGTGAGATTCAGCAACACCTCTTGAGGTCCCTTGTGGCTCCCTCAGCTgtggagggaaggggagcaaTGCCTAGGCAGCAGAAgtctcttcattttctcatttctccagcCCAAGATCATCATCCACTGTAGCAAGAAACATCTAATGAACACCTACTTTATAGGAGAGGTAAGATTATGGAACATCCCGTGTGAATAATAAATTCATCTCCTCTCTCATTCCAATGTAGACTTTGTGGAATGCTTATGTCTTGAGTCAGATTCCTCAGAAACAGACCTTGAAATGAGGATTCCTGTGCAAGTGATTTATTGGGAAAGTGCTCCCAGGGGAGACCAAAAGCGAGTGCAGAAAgcagcacagagaaagaaaggaggccaAGAAGCAAGGTTGCAATTTCAGGAAAAGTCTGAGCTTCCTAATAATCTCAAGGCTTATTAGCTTTGGAGTGTAAATTACACTTAGTGTTTATTTCAACATGGGGCAAGGCAACTGGATTTTCATAGTCCTGTCCATTGGCTATGGGGATCcccagagaaatataaattccCATGGTCTTTATACAGGTGAAACAACTCCAGTATCTCAAGGGACAGCCAAAGGTCACAGGTGCCAGTCATTAGCAGAAATGCACACCAGAACTGCGTGCTGAGCACACCAAACTGCCAAAAGGGATCCGATAGTATTTGGGCAGGGCATGTACAGTATCCACCACCAGCCTGCTTCTCTACTTGACCTTGGAAGGTACCGGAGTACAGTGGAAATGAGAAACCCCAATTTGTACATTTTTACCATGAATTCAATggataaaataaagactttatacTGTATGTATACCTCTTTGCTACTTCTATTTACAGGGAATATAGGGGTTTTAGAGTCTACATCTGAAATCTCTTCTGGCATCGCTGAAAATCTGTAACTCTCTTCAGGTGTCTCATTTTCACATATTCAAGGCCCAAATAGACCCAAAGCTCCAGCTAAGAAACTGTTTGCATCTTTTATCAGGCCCTCTACTGTAATTGACAGCACTCCCTATATTGGAACCGCATATTGATTTGTTTAATAGCTGCACAGAAGtacttaaaagtgaaaacatCCCTAACAACGCAGAAACTGACAGGCTGTGAAATGGCTGCTTAAGAACTTGTCATCCAAACTGAACTCACATGAAAACTGAtgttaaaaaacagcaaaatggtCTCTGTTGCTTGTCATTTTTCTAAAAGGAACTGTAAGGGGTACAATTTAGTTCTAAGCTGTTCATCTACTTTAGACAAGGGACAGCTTGACACCAGGCACAGTTATAAAACGAAgagtttctaatttttctctcccacaacacgcgcatgcacacacgcgtgcacgcacacagTCTCCTCCTCATTCCACCTGTAACCCCCACTAAACCCTGAAGCACACTGAGAAGCTTGTCCACAGCCTAGCCCAACAGGTCTACCTTGCAAAACCTACCCTCCCTGTACTTCCTGTGAGTACCTCAAacaagcagtggttctcagccagggCTGATTTTGTCCCCCagaagacatttggcaatgtctggagacatttttggttgtcataattaGGGGGAAGgaactactggcatctagtgggtgcaGGCCTTTGTGATGCTATGAAACTTTCTACAATGCCCCAAACATTCTACAGCAACCTGCAAGAAATTATGCAGCCCAAAATATCAGTAGTGCCGAGGATGAGAAACTCCGTGCTAATGGGTAAATAATGTTGGTGTCTTAGTTTGGGTTACCCTAAAAGCAGAACCTGAGATAAGAATCTGAGTACAATGAGTTCATTTAAGAGGTGATCCCTGAAAACATCAGCAGGCATTAAGGTAAATGagacaaggaaaaggaagaaaaccaataATGGCTGTGTTAAACAACAGGTTACTCCTATAGGCAGCTAGCACTCAATCCTACTGGGGAACTCTGGGGGACTATATGAGGCATGCTTTGGGGTTATCCTGAACAAGAACAAAGAAGCTGGAATATTTATCTTCATATCTTATCTGTTATTAGCTGAGGACTGAGGATATTAACTTTCTTGTACTTCCAGACTACTCTTTGAGAACCAAAAGAATGCCCTCTCAGGTAGAGAGTTTGTGAGCTTGTGGCAAGAGCCCATGGACACGTAGCAAGAGCCCATGGACATGTATGGGAATGGTGAGTGCTGAGTGAGTATGGACAGGGGACCAATGATGTATGCTGGGGTTGGTCGTCCAAGAAAACACTCATGGGAATATATCTTCAGTTGCTTTTTCTGAGGATAATGCTTTAGCCAAAAACATAATTCTAATCATGACCACAGTAGGTGTCCCAGATGACAAGCAAGAGTGACATGTTTTAGAGAGATCTTATTAGAACATGTGGTTGGAAGGACTCTTAGAAGCCATGTGTTCCAGCTCTGTACCAACGCATGCATCTCCTTAGAAACATCTCTGACAAATAACCATCTAGTCTTTGCTTGAACACACCCAGGTTACCAGGAACACAGTAGCTCATGAGGGATACCCATTCTATGTTCAAGAGAGTCACTTGGGAGCCAAGCAGACCTGAGTCTTGAACCTgactattccatttttttcattttttttaatgtttatttacttttgagagagagagacagagcatgagtgggggaggaatggagagagagggagacacagaatccaaagcaggctccaggctctgagctgtcagcacagagcctggtgtggggctcaaacccacgaactgtgagatcatgacctgagccgaagtcagacgcttaaccgactgagccacccaggcgccccagaacccGACTCTTCTATTCAATggctgtgtaactttgggcaagttacttaacctctctgagtcttattCTCTTTAGCTATAAAACACCAGTAATATCATCTACCTCTTaagattattgtgaagattaaacaagaGAATAcaaggaattttttaaaggattatttatttatttgagagagagaatgggagagaggaaaagagagagagaaagagggagagagagagagggagagagagaaatgtcagggcagagagcccgatgtagggctggaattcacgaacccgtgagatcatgactgggccacccaggagccccaaatacaAGGAATTCAATACAACTTCTGACACATAGTACGTGCTAAATAAACATTAGCTGCCTtcactccttttccttctccatcctctcaAATCTCTTGTGTCAGCTCTCTGTCTCACAATAAGTTTGATCCTTTCATTCTGGTTCTGGcttccaaaaaaatataaaataagttaatgCCACCTTTCCATTAATCTAAGACCCTCCTTCTCCACTGAAATGGGCCTGGCTTCTTCCACCACTCCTCATGCCACCTGGCTCTGTGGGCCTCTACTCTCTGGTCACTCTCCAAAAGCAAGTGGAGTCCCCCCAAGGAGACAGCTTCAACCACATGGTTTACCTGGGATGAAATACACTTGAAGATCACAtccttttaattttgatgcatGTAGATCAAAAAGGGCTCTTTATGAAATAGTGTTCTCTTTTAACATAAAGAACAGAATCTGTCTAGTCAGGAAAGCAAGGCAGGAAATGATTTGCTCTTTCCTTATCATGCTCCATTTTAACTCTTACAAATGTTTCTTCCAACCTGTACTTGCCCTTTAGCCTCCGTGATAAAAAGTActttctgttactttttaaaagtaaaattttaatgtttcatagAAAGAAACAAGATTCATATTCCAAATAAGATGTGGCATCATATTTCAGAAGGGCTGGCAAGTCGGCCCTTCGTGGCTGCCAAGAAGTGGGTTGGACAGACCCAGCTTGAGCTGGAAAGAACATCCAGCCTTGAAATCCGAAGTGGCAACTTTTGCAGTACtactctccctttccctgcttgaAGCCCCTCAATGCTCCTTCTGGTCCCGCTGACATCTGGCTGGAGAAGAGAGTCACCCAGCAAGAGATTGTGCTTTTCATTACCTATAACATGATCTCATTTTTGtaaagatatgtgtgtatatgtatatgtgtgtgtgtgtgtgtgtgtgtgtgtgtgtgtgtaaagacaGATAGCAAAATGTTAGCAGTGGTCTGTATCTTTGTGTGaccaattttttactttttcgTTTCTGTATCATCTGATTTGGGGGCGATGAGAATATactgaaatttatttcagaaaaatcagGGAGAAAGACCTGTTTCTatcttcaaagaaaaggaaaattttgctCTCCTGTCTCAAGTAGGTCATATGATCTCAGTCCACAGAGCAATGAACAGGACTCAGTGTCGTCTCCTGAAGCCAGAGCTAGCCTGATGCATAGCAGTCTCCAGCCTGGTAGGTACCCAGGTACTTTGCaactgagaaattaaaattcaggaaAATGAAGGGCTTCTCTCTCATGCCCCCTCCCCTATTCCCTTGGGGCTTCAGTGGTACTCCTTCTACCCCCTACTAATCACCAACAACCTGAGGTTCAGTCTGGGGactgggaaaaaaggaaactccCTCCTGGGGCTGACCTGGCTCATAGGGCAGGGATGCTGCCTTATATTTCCTCCTCATTCCCTGCTGGGCCTGGCAGTCTGATTGACACAAAGGATCACAGATTCTCAGGGGTGATGATTCCTCAGAGGTCATTTGATCCCAGTCCTTATCCCCATTGTCAATGCTTGATAATTACCTGATCATTAACAAGTTAAATGTGGCTACTGGTCACTTTGGCTACTCAAGAGGTTTGAGCCCAACAGTCAAGTGTGCCCAATTCACTCAGACACCATCCCCAGCCAGTCCCTTCTGCCAATGGTCTAAGAATACAAAGACATGACTCGGCACTTATGCCCCCGTGAATGGGACAGGAGAAGGGGCCACTGACCCATGGTGGGAACAGCACCAACAACAGGTCCCATTTACAGCTTCTGGAACTGGCAATGGCTGTATGTTTGGCATCAGTGCAAATCTCCCCTCCCAtatccccctgccccctcctcaggGTGTATGCATGGGGCTGCAGGCCAAAACACAGCACTGTTCAGCAGTTCGAGATAACGAAATATCTATCTGGGCCTGACTCTCTATATAAGCACCAGATGgtaatgattaaaattaaattaaattaatgtttgACAGTCCGTGAAGGGCATAAATTGCATGGTGTGCTGGTTGTCCAATCTGTCATCTTGTTTCCCTTGGCTCAGGTCAACAAACAACAGCTGAAAGCTGCCTCTCTGGGTCAAACAGTAGCTTATTTCTCTGCTATGGAAATGGCTGCTCAGTTTACTAAGTTGAAGGCTCCTATGCCGCCAAAACCGTGATTAAGACTCCTTAAAAGGCAGAGAATTCTGTCTTCTCCCTACAGTCTCCAGCAACCATCTCCCAAACACGCCATAATAGCAATCATGGTTAGAATTCAGAAACAGGGAAATCTGAACCTGGCCTAAGAGCAAAACCATTGCCAAAATCACAAAGCAATTTCCAGCTCTAATGACGGCCTTCTACACGCACATGGTTTCTAGAGCATGTGGGCAGTGCTGATGTGTTATCAAATTGCAAAAGAATCCAtggtattacattttaaaatcacccATCTGCCAAGTACTCCCTTCCAAAGAACTTTCCGATTCAGACTTTTGCTCCTTCCCCCTGTGTTATTCAGGAATCGCTGTTCCAATATTTACACTGTCTTTCTTCCTATGTACAACCAAAGTCCCACTTCAACCTTTGTACTTTTGCACAAGAACTTTAACGGAAGTTTCAAAATGTTTAGCATATATTCTTTGGTGGCAAGGATTTGCTTCTCTATGTGTCAGCCAAATAGAACAAGCAAATGAGGCACACACAAGGCGGTGGAAGCCAGTTTGTACCACCCAGATGGCCCTTCAGGAATCAAACACTTATCTCCCCAGCTGCCTGGTGCACCGCTGGCGGGCggccctcagctgtcagcccaCTTTGGAGATTGCTTCTGTTGAAGACAACTGCCTCACCAAAGATCTCATCTCCTTCTGAGGGCAGCTCACGTATCCCAACTCGGGACAGCTCTTAGGATCCTTCTTTCCCTGCTATTTTGTCTGCCTGGGCTTGTGATCCAGGTTATTGCCTGGGTCCTCCcacttcattcaggtctctgccCAAATGTCACTTCATCAGAAAGGCTTCTCCTGATCGTTTTTTCCCAAAGTAGCACACACTCCGCCCTTCTCCACAGCCCCACCTCCATAGCGCACTGTGCCTTtactgtgcttttgttttcttcacaacTCTTTCCTCTACCTGATGCTATTTCgatatttatctattatttgGTTTATCGTCTCCCCACTGGAATATAAGCTCTATGATGTCTGGGACTTTAgctgttttgttcatttctttatctctacTATTTAGaaaaagtgcctagcacatataTAAAGGATAAATACTTGTATTAttttgctcagtaaatatttgttaatcaatgaatgaatgattagtCTCCTAATATCTTAGTT
This region of Acinonyx jubatus isolate Ajub_Pintada_27869175 chromosome X, VMU_Ajub_asm_v1.0, whole genome shotgun sequence genomic DNA includes:
- the LOC106976471 gene encoding ferritin, mitochondrial-like isoform X1, which gives rise to MLRRPPARASPRRLRPPPPAPRGEGPGRAAGREWKSLGAGSEVNTISSRPPRHGPYLNTKMTFSLGIRNFCMTETAPVKGGNDVAPKGMGRFFQELAEEKREGTHRLFKMRNQWSGCPFLQDWQEVSQDGWRGSVDAMEAAMALEKNLNQALLDLHALGAANGDPGLCDLLKSHFLEEEMKVIKKIGDHLTNLRRLAGPQAGPGEYLFKKLTPQHNLEPPVQCPAAFEEPVCIYPASRCLLELLSSARTQIFNHADKLAYAVRSNGNKKGCYREY
- the LOC106976471 gene encoding ferritin light chain-like isoform X2 gives rise to the protein MSTQIQQNYSAQMEAALQRLVNLHLQASYTYLSLRFYFEGGNDVAPKGMGRFFQELAEEKREGTHRLFKMRNQWSGCPFLQDWQEVSQDGWRGSVDAMEAAMALEKNLNQALLDLHALGAANGDPGLCDLLKSHFLEEEMKVIKKIGDHLTNLRRLAGPQAGPGEYLFKKLTPQHNLEPPVQCPAAFEEPVCIYPASRCLLELLSSARTQIFNHADKLAYAVRSNGNKKGCYREY